The following nucleotide sequence is from Corylus avellana chromosome ca7, CavTom2PMs-1.0.
GCAGAGGTATCCGAGGGAGTCACCGGCTCCGTTGAGAGAGAGGGTGTACGGGTTAATTGGGAAGAAGCTCCTGCCCAGTTGGATCAAAGCTGCGAGCTTTCAGAACTTGGTATTTCCGTATGATGATATGGATAAGTTGAAGAGAAAGGAGCGTGAGCCGCCCGCCAAGTGAGTTCCTTGACGTTCTTTAATTCAGTTCAAATGCAAAAACTTTGCCTGTTGAACAATGTGGTTAATAATTGAATGTGTGACTTATTAGATTTCAAAAGTTTTAGTTTTCTCAGAACTTGGCGTGCATCTGATTGGTCCTTGATTGTCTCTTGCAAGAAGTATGtggaaaattattttaacactcATCTGTTAGTTATTGCTTGATTGCACTTCCTTGTGTTAAAAGTTCTTGCTTTGCAATGGTGAGCTATTATTGTACTCTTACTATAGAAAGGAATAATGTCTTTGGAGAGCCCTTAAGTCATATTATATCGAAGTGCTTATTGAAATGAACCATCgactttgaaaattgaaaatcaacCATTCGTGCACCAAGTAAATGGTTCCACCTAGAGTCAGAAGTTATAGTTAGCTAGAGATTATGTGCATTCTTGCTTTCAAACTTGTAATGCCATAATTGATTATGCTAGGCATCAATTAGCGAAAGGCTTTGTGTTccattttccattcttgtttttcaaTCCCAAGTTTTCCTGATTCTGCTGTTGCCACTCAATTTCCATTGGCTTCATGTTTCATGCTATTCAGGTATTCATGATTGAACTTCCTTTCAATGATGATGAAAGCTTCTCTTCCTCATCAATACTAACTACTATGAATTTAGAGCCAAATGTTCTATTTGGCTAAAGGAAGCTTTGTGAACTGATTGACACTGTTTTCGCTTCCACCAAATAGCTGCTGAGACTGTTTGTTGACAGCATGGACCATCAAGATAATTTTTCTTAATGCTCCATGTCGACCTTGTGTGAGTTGATTTGGCAATAGGAAAGACAAAATGTCCATATATTCCTGCAACTGCTTGTTAATGAGCAAGAGCTTGATGTGGTGAGACCTATATCCTTGATGGTAGCGGAATTAGTTCAAGACAATAACTTCTTACCCTATCCAAATGAGGGTGAAAATTCAacgattaaaaaaaatgtgaaaaagcAGAGCAGCATACACTTATTGATAGTAAGATGCTTTATGAGGACCATGAATACCCTGTATTACGTCTCAAATGTCTTATAATTATCATGTACGGACATATTCAAGGAATATCTCATCTTCCTGCACTGGATTATAGCTGCATTAGCGATGATTTTGCTATTCTGCCATTAAATCATTTAACTTAATGGGTTTGCTTTGTGGCATAAGAATTCATAATTGATGGGCAGAACATATTGACTTCTAAATTTGTTATGTTGTGAACAGGTCTGTGTTCTGGGCTTTGTTTGGGGCAATCTATCTATGTTTTGGTATGCCAGAAGTGTATCGTGTTCTTTTTGAAGTGTTTGGCATGGACCCAGAAGCTGAGGACTGCCAGCCAAACTTAAGAAGACAACTTGAAGATGTAGATTATGTATCTGTTGAATTTGAAGGCAAAAAGCTCAGCTGGCAAGATGTTGCAGCCTATAAGGCAAGctctattttttgtttatttttttctttgtttatatttctCCTTTGGAAAGTAAACACGAGAATCTAATCTTCTGAAGACACTCTGCAAACACAAGCTTGACAGAACTGAATTTTGGAATTAGATATTTCAGACTGGAAAAGTTTATAGATTTTGTTGTTTGCAGACCTGGTTTTTGGACTCATAAAAGGAAAGTAATTTTGCAGGCTAATTCTGGAGATCATATCTTAAAATGATTGTATTAGTATTCTTGGGATATATTTGGTAGCAGAATTCCAATAGCATAGTGAATATTGTACTCTAATCAATGTTGGGAGGAATCTCACTTTTAACCCCTTCACAGCCTCCAGAAGATGCTCTTTTTGCACACCCAAGGCTCTTCAGGGCTTGTGTTCCACCAGGCATGCATCGGTTCAGAGGCAATGTATGGGATTATGAGAGCAGACCCCAAGTCATGCAAGCATTGGGATACCCCTTAGCAATGAAAGATAGAATCCCAGACATTACTAAGGCCAGGAACATTGAACTTGGGCTTGGGCTACAGGTAATCTTTTTGCTGCCTCTCAtttcactttccttttcttccttaGATTCACATATTTTTATTACCCATTGGTTTTCACATGTTGTTGTAGACTGAAATTCAGATGAAAtcaaggtttaaaaaaaaaatgctgtaaGCCAGCATGCATATAGATAAAATTGACTAGGTGGATGTTCTCATACCTTGGTTTTGTTCTTCTATGATTACTACCATGCTTTGATCATACATGTAAAGTTCACTGGGGTACAGTCCGTGTAGCGTTTCATCAACCATCTACCAGAAACTTTAAGCTcccaattatcaaaatttgtaaATGAATAAGAGGTACTACTTGGTATCTTTTGATATATACGTTTATGAAGACAACTTCATTTAATTTTCATATACCTGCTTATAAATTATGCATATTCTGTTAATTATCTGACATTTATGAAATATTTGCTAGGCCCTATCTCTTGATGTGTATATTAATTTCTCCTTGAAATACAGCTTTGTTTTCTGCATCCCTCAAAGCACAAGTTTGAGCATCCTCGCTTTTGCTATGAGCGATTAGAATATGTTGGGCAAAAGATCCAGGTAACAAATTTACTGCATCAATGCAATCATTCTCTGGCCTCTTGATAGAGACAAATGCATTATTCCTTAGTTCAAAAGCACAATCCAAATTTTGCTTTCCCTTTCTATGATGTGGAATAAATCAGTTATTTTGATAATTGTCTGTCTTCACTTTCTCTAGGATCTTGTGATGGCTGAGAAGTTGTTGATGAAGCATTTAGATGCTCCTGGATTGTGGCTACAAGAGAGGCATCGGCGTATTCTTATGAACAAGTTCTGTGGGAGGTATTTGAGGGACAAGCGTCTCCATCGCTTTATCATCTACTCTGAACAAGTTCAAGATGCATATGAGTACAATCGAAGACTAAGGAACCCAGCTACAACTGCTGTTCAACAAGCCCTTCATGGGCTCGCCTACACTGTTTATGGAAAGCCAGATGTAAGACGGCTCATGTTtgaggtttttgattttgagcaAATCCAACCTAAACCTGTGTGAAGATCTAAAGGAACAATATGAATCCAATGTAACATAAGAgtgaaatcattttttgttaTCAGAGCTGTACTTGCTTCCACCAGCTTGTACTAGATCCAGTTCGAATTCATCTCAATGGGGCTGATGTATAGATTTTTGATCAGATAAATTGATGAGATTTCATTCATCAAACTTCCAGGATTATTTATTATGGTAAAAAGAATCTGAGGGCTGTGGAAGCCATTGATACACTCATGCATGATAATGTTACTGGAGAAGACATGGAAAATTCTGTAGAATGCTAAAATTCATGAGAGATTCTGCTATGGAAACTAGTTGGGTGTATTCTTCCCACTAGGTCAGTTTTGATGGAAAGTCCCAATCTGCAACACTCAGGTGTCAGCTGTGCAATGGTGATGAGGAAACGATGGAACatctcttatcttttttttgcCCTATTTTCTTAGTAGTGTGGTCACTGCTTGATTGGCCTCCTAGGGCCTCGGAGCTTGGTGATGTGATATTTTCATACTTCATCAAATATGTTATCAATTCTAGTGCCACTGTTAACGTGAAAGGTATATTCATCgaccaaattttttcttttgatgagcATGTTTTTGGCCCAAGTCTGGTTGCTTGGAAACAATTTGGTTACAAGGAACATACAAATATTGTATATAAGGAACATAAGTGAGCTTATGATCAAGTGAGACAAGCTTCTTCAAGTCCCTTATTTGTCGGTCTCCCCCTTTTGCTGTTTGCTAATACTCCCTTGCCTACTTGCCAAAGAAAAATACTAATCAAATTAATCTAAAGCCACTGCATAGACTATCATTGCAATGTGGTAGTTACATATCAAACATCAAAgaacaatcaaacaaaaataaagaccTAGCAAACTGTCGGCATTCTTGTAAAGATGCTTAAACACTACTCTATCATTTTATATAAGGGTGTTTAGAAACCTGACACCCAATCCCTTTTCAATTCATGTAGGTTGAATTCCACCAATAGTAGAGTTAGATGTCAAGCTGATGTAACATATTTTAAGTGGCTTCTCAGCTAATGAGTTTAATTTATAACAAAATTGGGTTGAAAGTTAAAACTGGAGAAGAATATTGATCTGACCTTTTTATAGATAATGCTATTTTTGTGTTGTATGTTTTTTGATAAATGTTATaagtactaaattttttaccaaaagatGAATACCAAAATGATGTGGAACTTATTCattgaaaattatcaaaataattaataaagagaaatgctacagaTACCAATGAATAAACTTCATATTATCTTggtatttatattttagtaaaaaatttgttattcttagcatttctcaattttttaaaaaaaaataacttatcATAGCCTATCATTATATGGATTATTATGATATCTCAACCTGAACTGACATCAACAAATTTGAATACCAGACGTTAATTAATCAGGTTCCCTTTCTCAGACAAAAAACGCCCATTCGGGCAATTCCTATCCGATAGTGGCGACATCCTTTTCTAATATTTACAGAGAAAATTATGTAAACGCATTACACATCTAATTTTAGACGAACCCAGCGAAGATAAAGTCGTCAGAATATTCAAAGTCATCTTACTCATATCCGTGGAATCTCAGTCTAAGCTTCTCTGCTGACCAATGAATACTTGCCACGCCATCAGATTCTCCACCCACTATAGACCAAGCACCACACCCAATAGCCCCCATTCTCTTGATGTCTAGTCACCCACTCACGCTcagacaacttttttttttcttttctcaaattttccttttgttgcGCAACGTGGTAGAAATGGGCGCGTGGTGCGGCACATGAGCGATGCGCACAACCCAGCTCTCGTCCTTCCCCTCCGCCTACTGCTAGTGTGCGCCCTCATCGCCTTGCGTGCGCCGGTTGCACACCCCCCTATCCTGCGCACCCCTTCCCTTCCTAACCCTCCCAACGAGTTCACTACCAACACCACCATAAACAGCAACAATAAGGTCGATACGACCAACCTGGTTGAGATCTCGGTTTCGAATCGCTGGCGAGCTATGTCGAAAGCCCGTGTTTACGCGGACGTCAATGTCGTACGGCCCAAGGAGTACTGGGATTACGAGTCTCTCACCGTTCAGTGGGGGTAAAACCCTAAtctgaaacttttttttttttcttggttgtgTTTATCTTTTTTACTGTAGATTGGGGATTATGTATCCTATGGTGATCTTGTTTGGTAtgtgagaaaattttgaaatcgGAATAACAAAAGAGATTGAGGTTTAGAATTTTAGGCTCTATGGCTTAGGACCGTTTAGTTTCTAATTTGTTATTATGTGGTAAAGATCCAATGTTTTTGTTATGTTTCCTTAGCTACCAAACAGAGGGTAAGGTTTATGgtttattattttgttcttcGATTATGTAGCGTCTGGAAGTGTGAGGTTGTGCTGCGTGGCTGATCGTTAGCATGGCTTGATTAGATCTCATGCTCTGTATGATATAAATTGAGAAAATCTGAGCTATGATCACATTGAATATGGAGGGAATGGATACAGCTagctattttttgttttgataattagaaaacaaagaagaaaatgatacttgaattttggaaaagtatagttatttttaaaaactgaGTTCTATTTGTAGGATTAGAGTTGGTATGTGCAGGTTATGGTAGCGTTGCTGGATTTGAGAAGGGagatatcaatatttttcattgtaattgtatatcttttatattttctttatttcctctTTGTTGTTATATTAGTGATTTGTCTGAACCTTTAAGAAGCTTTATCTGTGTTCTTTTCAGTGATCAAGATGATTATGAGGTTGTACGGAAAGTTGGAAGGGGAAAGTACAGTGAGGTTTTCGAGGGCATAAATGTGAATAGTAATGAGCGGTGCATAATCAAGATCCTCAAGCCAGTTAAGAAAAAGAAggtgaatttttatttactcTATCCTTGAGGACAGCTAGCATTTGAGCAAAGGTTGTTGCTTTCTCAAATACTACATTTACAAGATTGAGTGTCTATGGGGTTTATAATAATCCAATGTTTCCAATGAGtgagggatatatatatataaccagtCTTATATTATTGTGCTAATTAATATAGTTTTGTAACAAATGCGGAGCATCATTAATCATATGGTAACTTTAGATATTCTGTTCTGTTGCTTGGTCTTGTTTTCCATTCATGTGGTCTTTTCTGTATATTTAGTTAGAGAGCAATCAAAGATTAAGCATGAGCTCTTTATTGATATTTATGCagataaagagagagataaaaatTCTCCAGAACCTTTGTGGGGGCCCAAATGTTGTCAAGCTTCTTGATATTGTCAGAGATCAGCACTCAAAAACTCCTAGCTTGATATTTGAGTATGTGAACAGTACAGATTTCAAGGTTCTGTACCCCACATTGACTGATTATGACATACGCTACTACATATATGAACTTCTCAAGGTAATTTATGCATTGATCTCTTAAAGATTGCATGTTTgttgtttcttctttctcccttaAACACAGTTATGCTAATTTATGAATCTTGGTGGTGAATCTATTGCTTACTTGAGGTTCTGCAATGTGTTTTATCGGTAACAAAAGAGTGTTAGGAGCTGGAGgggtcaaattattattttttaaaaaaaagaaaactaaaaaatggGAGATTTGCCATCCTTCAAGACATTGTTCAAACTTGCATTTTTCCTACTTCCTTCTATATCTGCTTCTTACTTTGGGAAAATAGGGATTTGATGTCTTTTCAGAGCATGTGATTGGCATGGATTATGGTGATATAAATTTCCCATATTTAGCAATACTTTGGATAGAAAGAACATTGGTGCAGATTTTATATCATAAGTGCCTAGAAATTTTCCAGATCTCTTGAGGATGGTTGCGGTGCtattaagtttttcttttcctttgtctCTTCTTGGTTAGGTGGTTCTATTAATATGCAGCCAGACACATCTCCTTTTGACAATTTTGCAAATGAGTGTCAAAACCCTCCTTAGGGAAAATTGCTACTGTACCCTTCGATATCTCTGTTACCCTTCAAATATGCTTTCCCTAGTTGTGACAGGTTACTGAGGttcttaatttaaataatactaataaataaattgcaaaaTGTAGATTTATGGAGCTAGTTATTGATTGAAACACTTATTGAGTTTGTATGCCTCAAGTATTGACCTTTTGATTTTGTATATATGTAAGATTGTTTTGATCATTTGCATTTGTGGTACGGAGATAACTATTATATAGGCAGCACACTTGAGGATTCTGAATTTTTTGCACGGTGTTGCACTTTTTCATAACAAACTAGTTCTGCTAACTTTATATTGCAGGCATTGGATTACTGCCATTCGCTAGGAATAATGCACAGGGATGTCAAGCCTCACAATGTTATGATAGACCATGAGTTGCGGAAGCTTCGCTTGATAGATTGGGGTCTTGCTGAGTTTTACCATCCTGGCAAGGAATATAATGTTCGTGTGGCTTCGAGGTAATATTCCAAAGACATATGGGCCTAAgccttataaattaaaacacaCTTCTCGAAAGAGTacatctaattttttattagcattttttttggtaaaatatttgTCAGCAGGATATGGTGTCTGCATATGTCCAACCCCTGGTTGGGTGTTCATGATAACGTCCAATACATGTGGTATGAACGTGTGGAGAATGTATTATGTATAGAATGCCTGTAAAAAACCACTCTAAAGTAATTCTGAATTTTGTTATATaatagagtaattctaaatggtctagttgtgtcctactaagaatgatgtggctattaatgATGTGGACCATAGAATGATgtggaccatagaggaattgtttcattttttcttctgtactctttactcttggacggccgcttggctagctcctttagtgattagtttctctgattttctttttcatttatctccctcctaggcgctctctgtttatacttcccgtgtatatgggttgcgcccctttgcgctcttttatatcatcattacttatcaaaaaaaaaaaagaatgatgtggctattaaaatcactcttggatcaaaacttaataatgattaatcacaagcacaatgatgattttaatagccacaccattcttagtaggacacaagtaggctTCCTAGAATTgtattatatgagtttttggctCCCCTACATTTATTCTTGCATAGTGTGTGATGCTGTGTTTGCATCTAAAGATCAGAGGGTGGTTTACatgcttaaaataaatatttgatggTACACTGCATTTTAAGctgttttccttcaaatatgaaaattcaactttattaaaagattgtgttttttctttcgtTGTTTTTCAGATACTTCAAGGGGCCCGAACTTCTTGTTGATTTACAAGATTATGACTATTCTTTAGACATGTGGAGCCTTGGATGCATGTTCGCTGGAATGGTAAGAATTATAGTGACTGGATTCTACTTAGAAAACTTTTGGTGTTAAGTCACATAAAATGTAATTTAGACAGCATCTCATTCTCTAGGTGCTTGTGCATGTGTTTTATAGAAGTGGATTAGATAGTTTGCTTGCTTATTGCGCTTGCTGCTTGTGTAGATTTTTCGCAAGGAGCCATTCTTTTATGGTCATGACAACCACGATCAGCTTGTCAAAATTGCCAAGGTAGTGCTTATTCTTATTTGGCAGAAATCTTAAATTTATAGACATTCGACTTTTATTTTGGGAAATATGAGTTGACAAAATGAGTTTTAGTAGGAAGTTTTTGTTACTACTGttcactaaattttttttggatatttgTAGTATTATATGACTTGGGTCATTgcctaagattttttttttctccattagaAAGCATATTTTATGGTACAATACTTCTTACCCCCAGAAGAATCTCCATATGAGTGTTAGTGGCATGCTTTCCAGGTACTTGGGACTGATGAGTTAAATGCGTATCTGAATAAGTATCATTTAGAGCTTGATCCTCAACTTGATGCGCTTGTTGGGAGGTacgttttttcatttttatggaCTCAATTCTCTGGTATTCCTTAAAAGCCTGATTTCATTACACTGTCTCCTGCAAGAATACCTAATATCGCAATGTAGTGGTTTCAACTTTGCCTCAGAACTGCTGCAACTAGCAAAAATGATTGAAGAACCTACATTCATTTAATCATTACATGCAGCCTCAAACTAGTAATGCTTGCCATGTGTTAATAATATGTTGGCACCTTCTTCTGCAGGCACAGCAGGAAGCCCTGGTCCAAATTTATTAATGCAGATAATCAGCATCTGGTTTCTCCAGAGGTAATTTTTTCTGCTCTTTTCTGATGTATTAAATTGTAGCTTCTCATCCGTGCTTCTgtaaatgtttgattttttaaaacgtaTCTGGATGCAGGCCATTGATTTTCTTGATAAGCTCCTACGGTATGATCATCAGGACAGGCTAACTGCTAGAGAAGCCATGGTAATTATGTTTGAGCTGATTCTCtactagtgtttttttttttttttttgcctttgagATTAATTGATTGCATTAATCATACTTTCTACGGGTTGATTATTCAATCAAAATAGCTCACACCCCATGCCAAGGGTAGAAATAGGATATTTTTGCGGGAGGtttctgttcttcttcttcggtATACTAACATATCGCCATACTGGTTTTCGTACTGCAGGCACATCCATATTTCTCGCAGGTGAGGGCGGCAGAAAGTAGCAGGATGCGGACACAATAGGTTGATCATATGAATTCCATGTACACAAACAAACCCGAGTCTTTGTTATTTGGAGTTTGTATTATAGACCCTAAAAATGTTTATGGCTGCCGCTTGCTGGCTGTAGGCAGTCAAGGTTGTGTATGGGCTTCTCACCGGGTCATCTTTTAAGTCTCGTGTTTTCTTTGAATGAAACTCTGTTTTCAAGTTTATGTCGAAGCACTTCAATGCCACGCATGCAGTAACCTAATGAGATATGCTATTGTGCAACAAAGGGAAATGTTAGGGATTAATAAGTATTTCATATTTGGATCATATTCTTTtataatcaatcattagatttgtggggtctacTATTGACTTATATGGGATCTGcataagtttacaaatctaatgattgattgtaaagaaatatgagccaaatatgtGAAATTTATTAACTCCTAACACTTTTCCGcaataaaaataccattttttgcccataaaagttttAGGTGGCAAGAGATTATAGGCTTCACCAGTGGGTGGGGCCTATGATTTCTTGCCACTTACTTTTACGGgcaaaaaatggtctttttattgcactataatATTTCTCTACCGAGTACTGTTAACAAGCAAAGCTAGAACATTGAGCCCATTAATTAgaataatcaatttaatttttggaGAAACTTAGCTTAATTCttataaacttttataataaaagcGAAATTAGAACATTTTGTTTGAggagcaaaattaaaataaaataaaaattcttggTGAGcagaagttaatttttaaaagtatatttaaaaaaaaaaaaattggaaaccaCCCCTATTTATAACTActcttttaaagtttaagaactcttaatttaatgtattaaatttttgtaatgtcaccACTTTGTTAagattttcgttaaattttaaCGAAGTATGGAAGGGTGTCAAAATAATCTAaatatttcacaattttttttaaaaaagtaaaaagaacaaaaaaattacaaaattgcAGAATTTGGTTAGAATTTACaagaatttgtaaaaatactcACTTaaatctttataattttatttttattttttattctatagTAGAGGAGTAGTacacataaaaaatttatttatcaaaagttgattttcaaatgatgtatcatctcatgaaatttattattttgaaaagtatatCGCCAACTCATgaaatggtgacacatcatttaagaaCCTAACTTTTAAGAAACTAAAAGTTCTAATAAAAAAGAGtggcattttgagaattttaaaataatttaacaaaaaaaattaactgaatgtgacattgaaaaaaaaattaaaagtttaatacaccgcattaaaagattttaaactttaaaaaaataactacaaaagtCATTTTAGTTTAAGGAGTTAAAAGTGGagtttttccctaatttttttattatcatataATTGGATAAAAGCTGATTATTATTTGCCTGCACTTGGATTGGTATTGAAAAAAGCACGGTAAAATATGAACGGTTGGCGATCCATGACACTGGCATTAATATTCATTATAATTAAACAAGCTTTCATGACCAGTAGCTTAATATTCATTATGATTAAACACTGATTTCACTTTAACAAGGGACTTTACGCTATCCCTCTCTCAAGCAAACATTCTACAACAATGCATAAAGTAACCATGACGTAGGACTGTTGGAATTATAGCGGAAACCTTAAACAAATGAGGTGATgatattgtcaatgtctccaCATTGTTGTTTCCGATAAACTCCTTCAATTTTTGAGATGAGGGAAGCAAGCGTAAACATCAGATTTGGGGTGCTTTGCTTCTGCATGTTCCCTGCACTTCACCTCTGTCGTGGTGCACATAAATGTCTGCATGCACACCTTGCACTGCATataaattcaaaacattatTGGCTAACCAACAATTAAACGGAAGTTAAATAAGGCTAATAAGCAAAGCTGATTTTAGTTAAGCCAAGTTACAGCGGCAACAATAGTTCATTGTCTTGATCAACAATTGAATTAGACATAATTGGCCCAATGCCTAGAATAACTTACAATACATTATCTGCCCTAAACACTAGCACCAATATTATTTCGCTCACCAAAATAGCATCAGTAACACATGGAACAAGGAAGAA
It contains:
- the LOC132188191 gene encoding ribonuclease III domain-containing protein RNC1, chloroplastic, encoding MELSSSFIHLPTPNNCSSSSSFSPFPIQTHTKPHKFANPRWRNLRIFAVAVDPQQELPKNSPQRLLKELAERKRATSPKKKVPPKRFILRPPLDDKRLAQRFLNSPQLSLKSFPLLSSCLPSTRLNNADKTWMDEYLLEAKQALGYPLEPSDERFGDDNPAKQFDTLLYLAFQHPVCERSKARHVRSGHTRLMFLGQYVLEMAFAEYFLQRYPRESPAPLRERVYGLIGKKLLPSWIKAASFQNLVFPYDDMDKLKRKEREPPAKSVFWALFGAIYLCFGMPEVYRVLFEVFGMDPEAEDCQPNLRRQLEDVDYVSVEFEGKKLSWQDVAAYKPPEDALFAHPRLFRACVPPGMHRFRGNVWDYESRPQVMQALGYPLAMKDRIPDITKARNIELGLGLQLCFLHPSKHKFEHPRFCYERLEYVGQKIQDLVMAEKLLMKHLDAPGLWLQERHRRILMNKFCGRYLRDKRLHRFIIYSEQVQDAYEYNRRLRNPATTAVQQALHGLAYTVYGKPDVRRLMFEVFDFEQIQPKPV
- the LOC132187123 gene encoding uncharacterized protein At2g23090-like; amino-acid sequence: MGGGNGQKAKMAREKNLEKAKGAKGSQLDSNKKAMSIQCKVCMQTFMCTTTEVKCREHAEAKHPKSDVYACFPHLKN
- the LOC132188192 gene encoding casein kinase II subunit alpha-2, with protein sequence MSDAHNPALVLPLRLLLVCALIALRAPVAHPPILRTPSLPNPPNEFTTNTTINSNNKVDTTNLVEISVSNRWRAMSKARVYADVNVVRPKEYWDYESLTVQWGDQDDYEVVRKVGRGKYSEVFEGINVNSNERCIIKILKPVKKKKIKREIKILQNLCGGPNVVKLLDIVRDQHSKTPSLIFEYVNSTDFKVLYPTLTDYDIRYYIYELLKALDYCHSLGIMHRDVKPHNVMIDHELRKLRLIDWGLAEFYHPGKEYNVRVASRYFKGPELLVDLQDYDYSLDMWSLGCMFAGMIFRKEPFFYGHDNHDQLVKIAKVLGTDELNAYLNKYHLELDPQLDALVGRHSRKPWSKFINADNQHLVSPEAIDFLDKLLRYDHQDRLTAREAMAHPYFSQVRAAESSRMRTQ